The Myxococcales bacterium genome includes the window AAATAGTGGGCGTTGCGCGGCTTGGATTGACGCTTACGCAGCTAAGCGTACCGACGCCTACCTTGCCACCGGCAGCACACACCGGGCTCTATGCAATTGGCGAGCGCGAGCTGGTGTTAGTCGATGTCGGCGCGTGGTCGTCTCACGTGGAGCGGGCGGTCGCCGAATTATTGCGCGCGCGCGGCGCGGGCGCGCGCATCGTCGGCGTGCTCGCGACGCATCATCACGGCGATCATGTGGGCGGCATGCGGCAGGCCGCCGCCCACTGGCAAGTGCCTGTGCTCGCGCATCCCGCGACGCTGGCGCGGCTGGTCAATTGCCCGCGCGCGCTTGAGCTCGGTGAGGGGCCGCTGCCGCTGGTCGATGACGCGTGGCAGGTTATGCATACGCCCGGCCACGCCGACGGGCATGTCTGCCTCGATGCGCCCGCGCAGCAGGTCACCATCGTTGGCGACATGGTGGCGGGCATCGGGTCGATCTTAATCGATCCAAGCGATGGTGATCTGACGGCCTACCTCGCTTCGCTGCGCACCCTGCATGCGCTTGGTGCCCGGCGCCTGCTGCCCGCGCACGGCCCCGTGATCGACGACGGCCCTGCCAAGCTCACCGCGTATATCGAACACCGGCTCGCCCGCGAGGCGCTGGCGTTGGACGCCCTGCGCGTCGTGGCTGGGCCGGGCGGGGCCGATCTTGCGGCGTTGATGCCTCTTGTATACGCCGACACGCCGACGATGATTTGGCCGCTCGCGGAGCGATCGCTTGCGTCACATCTTAAAAAACTTGTCGCCGAAGGGCGCGCGATCGCGCTGCCCAATTCACGCTGGATGTTGGCGGCGTAGTGCGGTAACCACAGTCATGGCGCGACAATGTCCAACCTGTCAGGCTCCCAGCGCAACCGACAAGGTGGCGCCGTTTTGCAGCGACCGCTGTCAGCTCATTGACCTTGGCAAATGGCTGGGCGAGGAATATCGCGTCACCAGCTACGAGCCGGTGCCCGAGGAACTCCTCCCGCGCACCGTCGACGCCAACTCCTAGCACGCAAACCCACCTGCCGGTCACCAAGGCGGCCACTAGCCTAAATAGGCAATGCGGCGCACGAAGAATTCGAGATCTTGTTGCTCTGTGGCCGAGAGCGCGACAAAGCGAATACCCATGCCGGGATGAATATTGTTGGGCGCCGCGGGGCGATGGGGATTGACCCACATGACCTCGCCCTCGAGCTCTAGGGGCACCGACGCATCGGGCGGCGTGAAACGCACATTGAGCCGTGTGCCAATCGCCGCGGGCGTGGTGGTGCGCACAAAAATGCCGGTGGCGCTGATGTCCGTGATGTTGGCGAGCAGGTAGGTATCTTCGCTGGCGTAGTCAACCTCGATGTTGACGAGCACGCGCAGCGCGCGGCGGCGTTCGGCACCGGCGAGCTCGGCGGCCGCCTCGCTGGCCTCTTGATCGGTCAGCTCCCCTCCGTCGTCCATCTACGCTTCATAACGAGAATCAGCGGGCGGGTCAATCAACGATCGTGCCGACAGGCGCAACGCGCCGCGGCACTAGTCAGCGCAGCGGCAAGGTTGCGATGCGCACCCGCTGCTGCGCGTCGGCCCAGCCCGGCGGCGCCGATGAAACCGGCATGTTGCGAAAATTAGGATTGGTGCCGGTGAAAAATCCGACCCACAGCTGGTAGGGCCCGGTTGGCAGGCTGCCGTGATTCGACGTGACGCGGTAGGTATCAATTATATAGTCGCCCGCATCCCAGGTGCTAGAGGCGCAGAGTTCGCCGATGGGCGCGTGGTCGCTGCCAAACCTTGTCTTGCTTGGACCGTCGTAGTGGCCAAAAAGTTTCCACGTGCCACCCACCGCGGCGAGGACGCGAAAATACAAGGTCACCTCAAACGGCTGGCCGCGCGCGATCGATGCCGGCAAGGTCCAGCCGATGAGCTCGAGCTTGTGGTCAAAGACAATCGGCGAGGTCGGCCGCACCGCGATGCCGGTGGGTTCGCTGCGGCGCATGACCGCCGCCAACGGATTGTGATCCACGCCGTCGCGCGCGGGCCGGTTTGAAAGCAGCACGTGCTGCGCATTGCCATTGTCAAGGACGTAGTACGCCGCCGACCGCATGCCGCGGTGGATCGCGCATAGATCGCGCTTGCGTCCGGCAATGGCCAGCGCGTGAGCTGGCGCTTGCAGGCGCGGCAACAGCTCGGTGACCGACGTCAGCTTGGTCCACGCGCGGTCGTCATAATAGCGCGGTGCGCGACCCAGCTCGCTAAGCACGTAAAGCCCGGCGGCCTCTTCGTCTACGCGCTCGTCGCGCGCCGCGGCAAACAACGCCTCACTCGAAAGCTGGCCATCCATGGTCGGGTAGATGAGCCAGTTGTACCCAAGCGCGACGACCAAGGCGGCGACGCTCAGCCAAGCGGTTGGCGCGAGCTTGCGGAGGCGCCCGCCCGAAGCTAGCAAGCGCGGCAGCGTCGCGATCGCCACGAGCACGCCAAGGCCGATGAGCCACGTTGCATAGGTGAGCCCCAGCGGCCCGTGCACCGGCAGTTGGTATCCCGCCTGTGCGGCCTTACCGGTGAGCTGCGTCGCCGAGGCGAAATTAGCGAAGGCATCATGCGATACCGCAGCGTCTTTTGCCAACGCGGCGATCGCCGTGGCAATAAAAACGGCTGCCATCGCGGCCTGCCCCCCAGCGGCGCGAGCGTGTTGATGCCACCACAATGCGCAGGCCAGCGCCATCGCCGCGCTGCCACCGAAAATGACGACGCCACCGACATTGAGTTGCCAAAGCGCCATCGCGATCCAAGCGGCACCGGTCCACGCCACGAGCATGGCGGCCGCGGCGGCAAAGCGGATCTTGGTTGCGTCGGCGGCAAGCGCATTTGGTTGGGTGCTGGCGCGGTCCTCGCGCCGCCACGCCGAGGCAGCCAGCGATAGCACGGCGATCAAGGCGATGCCGCTCCACGGCCACATGCCAAACGCCACGTGCTCGAATGCGGACGCGGCGTGGGCTTGTGGCTGCGGCTGTGTTGACCACACCGCGCCTAGCCATGACGACAACTCGCCACTAGGGACAAAGCTGGTCCCCAGCCATTGCCTTGTGCCTGGCGTTGGCGGCCTCGCATCGTGGGTTTGCATCGCCGTAATGGCAAGGGTCGTAAGCAAGGTCACGCCGAGCAAGGCCGCAGCGACGCGCGCGCGCTGACGAGCGGCATCAGGCGAACGGGCGACGACGAACGCATACGCCAGGCCGGCGATCAGGGGTGGCGCCACGCCAACTAGGGCGCCACCAGCGCGCAGGCAGCACCATGTGCCAAGCGCGGCGCAGGCCATGCTCGCGAGCAAGCCAAGCGGCGTCGCGCGGGCGCGCAAGCCGGCGACGACGCCACTAAGCAAAAGCAGCCCACCAATGACGGCGCCAAGCTCGCTGGTAAGTTGCCGCGTCTGCAGCGCCCACAAAGGCGTTGCCAGCAAGATGAGGCTCGCCAGCACGGCGGCGCCGCGGCTGGCAATCAGGCGTCCTAGCGTGTAGGTCAGCAGCGCCGCGATGACGCCAAGCCAAACCAGTGGCAGGCGAGTTTGCCGCGCGATGTTGCCGACGTGGCCTGGCGTCGCGGTTTGCGTCGTGCTGGCGCTCAGTGGCACATCGGCAGCGGCGGCAAGCTCGCGTGACGGTTTGATCAGCTCACGAGTTAGCGTGCGGCCCGGGCCCGCATGTTCCGGCCAAGCGGTCGTGTTCGCCGTGGTTGCACGTCCGCGCGCGACCAGCGGCGCGGCCACGCCGCGTTTGGCGCTAGCGATCGCGACGTTAATACGACGCAGCGAATTTCCGATCGGCGTGCCGGAGGCTTGGTCGACGAGGTCGTCCATCGCGCGCAGTTCGAGTGGCTCCCAGAAGCCGGCCGACAACGCGGGGCCAGCCAGCGCCAGTGCCAGCAGCGCCACCCACAGCGCCGGCAAGACGGCGGCCACGACCGCTTGCTTGCCACCAGGTGTCTGCACGGGCCCACCTTACGCGGTGCCGATCGGCCGTTCAATAACCGCCGCGAAAATCCGAATTCTTGCGGTCGCCGGCGATTTGCGCAAGCATGGCGCATGACCGATGGGCAACAGCGCGCGCTGCTCGCGCGGCACCGCGCCTCGGCGGTGCGCGTGCACCACAGCCTCTTGTGGCATTGGTTTGTGCGTTGGTGGCGCGCCCCCACGCCGACCGCGAGGACCGCCGTGCCGCCGCCGCTGCCCGGGCAGTTGGCGCTGGCCTTTGGCGGCCACAGCTCGGTGTTGCTCCGTTATCATAATGTCGACATCGTGTGCGATCCCATGCTGGCGTCGTGGCAAGGCGGCGTGCGAAGGCAGCGCGCGGCAGGCCTAGATGCCGAGCAGCTTGCGGCGGCCGCGGTGGTGTTGATTTCGAGCCTCGATCCCTTTCATCTCCATCCGCCGACGCTGCGCCTGCTGCCGCGCACGGCCACCGTCATCGTGCCGCCAGGTGGCGCGCGATTTTTAACGTCGCTTGGGTTTGCGCGGGTGATCGAGCTTGGTGACGGCGCGGATTTCGCGGAGGGGCGCGTCTTGATCCACGCCGCGCGCATTCCGCGTGCGGAGCTGCCGGCGACCAACGCCTATATCGTGCGCGGCCATGGTCCCACCGTGTTGTTTTGCGGCGACGGCGCCTATGGCGAGGTGTTTGGCGAAATCGGCGCGCGATTTGAGCCTGACATTGCGTTGCTGCCAATCAGCGGCTTTGTGCCCCTGGCGTTGCGCGGCAACCATATGAGCCCGCTCGACGCGCTCGAGGCGTTTCACGATCTAAGGGCGCGCTTGTTTATTCCGGTGAGGTGGGGCGCCTTTACGTTGTCGTATGAGCGCCTCGACGAGCCCGTGCGGTGGCTGCGCGATCTAACCGACGAGGACGAACTGCTGGCCCATGTGCGCGTCCTCGTGCCGGGCGAAGCAGAGCTGTTTGCGGCGCCGACCATCCTTGGCGATACCGGCCGCGCCGAGGATGCGGTGCCCGATCTCGCCGCAGATCCAGCGAGCGGTGCGGTCGTGCGTGGCCCGTGGGAGGCCACCGATCGTCACTTGGCCCCGTAGCTTGACCACAGCACGCACCTACCAAAGCCGCTGCAATCGCATGTTAGTGACACCGCGGTGAAGTCTATGTTAGTCATCGAACGTGGCTGCCCCGGTGCTCTCGGTCGTGATTCCCGTTTATAACGAGGAAGGCATCTTGCGCGCCGCCGTGGAGATGTTGCGCGCGGATCTGGCCACCCTTGGCGCAAGGTTGCAACTTACGCCTTGGTCGTGGGAGGTGGTGCTTGCGGAAAATGGCTCGACCGACGCCACGGTTGCGATCGCGCGCGAGCTCGCCGCCGCGCATGGCGATGTGCGCACGTTTTCCACGGGTGAACCGAACTACGGCAAGGCGCTGCGTGCGGGCATCGCCGCCGCCGCGGGCACGTGGGTCATTTGCGAAGAAATCGACCTCTGCGACGATGATTTTCATCTGCGCGCGCTGCGGCTGTTGCTCGCCGGCGGCGCCGACGTGGTGATCGGCTCCAAGGCCATGGCCGGCGCCAATGATGAACGCCCCATCATGCGCCGGCTGGCGACGCGCGTGATGAGCGGGCTGCTCCGCGTCGCGCTGCAGTTTCGCGGCACCGATACACACGGGCTCAAGGCGTTCGCGCGTCAGGCCGTGCTGCCGGTCGTCGACGCCTGCGTCGTCGATCGCGATTTGTTTGCCAGCGAGCTGGTGATTCGCGCCGCGCGCCGCGGCCTCGCGGTGGTGGAGATTCCGGTAACGCTCGCGGAAAAGCGACCGCCCGCGGTCAATCTCATCAAGCGCGTGCCGCACGTGCTGCGCGGCCTGGCCAAGCTGACGTGGGTGATTCGCGTCGCCAAGCGAGATCGCGGCGCGCCGTGAACGCGGCGTCCGCATCGGCCTCGCCACGGCCGGCGCTGGCCGTCACGATTGATCTCGATCCACTCGATTGCTATGCCGCCATTCACGGCCTCGGTGTCCACGCCTGCGACGCCTCGCAACGGCGGTTTGTGCTCGACGTTTGCGTCCCACGAGCGCTGCAACAACTAGCCGACGCGGGGGTGCAGGCCACATTTTTTGCGGTTGGCCGCGAACTTGCTGACGCCACCGGCCAGCTCGCGCGCGCACGCCTACGCGAGATTATCGCCGCGGGGCATGAGGTCGCCAGTCACTCCTTCGCGCACCACTATGATCTGGCGCGCTTGCCCGCCGACGAGGTCGCGGCGGACCTGGCCTTGGCAGATGCCCATCTTGCCGACGCCACCGGCGTCGCCGTCGTGGGCTTTCGCAGCCCCGGCTATGATATGTCGCCAATGCTCGCGGCTTGTCTGCAGGCGCGTCGCTACGCCTATGATTCCTCCTTATTGCCGGCGCCGGCGTATTGGCTGGCCAAGGCTGGCGTGTTGGCGGCGATGAAGGCGCGCGGGCGCGCGTCGGCCGCCGTGATCACCGAGCCCAGAGCCCTGCGAGCGCCGCGCATGCCGTTTTTGCCGGCGCTTGCGGCGCCGTGGCGCGCCGCACGTGGCTTGGAGGAGGCCGCGGGCTATCTCGAAATCCCGATGCTCGTCACGCCTTTCACGCGGCTGCCCGTCATTGGAACATCGCTGGCGTTGGCGCCCGCGTGGCTTGCCGATCGCGTGCTCTCGGCGGTGGCAGGCGATCCCCTCATTCATCTCGAATTTCACGGCATCGATTGGGCCGGGCAGGGCGACGAAGAGGTTGCCTTTTTGCGTCGCGTGCAGCCCGACACCCGCCGGCTCGCAAGCGACAAGCGCCATGCCTTTTCCGAGTTGCTAGCGCGCCTTACGCCGGACCGCGCCTCAATGTCGCTTGCTAGCGTCGCCGCGACACCGCTTGACGCGCCAGCGCATCGCAGCGCTCGTTAAGCGGCACGCCTGCATGGCCTGCCACCTTGACGAAATGGACATCGGCAAACGCCGCGAGCAGCTCGCGGATCGCGGCGACCAATTCGACGTTGGCCTTGGCCTTCCACTGCTTGCTTAACAAGCCGATCGCATACGCCGAGTCGGAATATACCGCGATCGGCCGCGCGACGTCGCCAAGCTGATCACGCACGATTTGAAGGCCACGGGCGATCGCGGTCAATTCCGCTATGTTGTTGGTGCCATCGCCGAGGTATTCGGAGGCCTCGATGGTCTTGTCGCCATCGATGACGACGACGCCGATGCCCGCGGGGCCTGGGTTGCCGGTGCAGGCGCCATCGGTCCACACCGCAATGGCGTTGGCGGGCAGCTTGGCGGGCGCTGATTTCGCGGCCGCACCTCGCGCCGATGCACCGCCCGCGCTGGCGCCGGAGGTGCCCAGATCGACGGCTTGCACCGGCGCGCCGACGACGGGCGCCAGGTTGCCCGCGCTTGCGCGATATGATTTCGCGCCGGGGGCCAATTTGTAGACAATTTCAACGCGGCCGGAACCATCTGTCACCAAGACGCCATCCGCGCTGACCTGGGCGAAGACTTCTTGATCGCGTAACAAATATCGCTGCCAGGGCATAATCGGGGCGCCGTTATACTGGCGTCTGCAGAGGTTGTGGTACACCTGGCGGCCTAATGAGCCGATTATTTAACGTTGCCTTAGTTGGTCTGTTGCTTGTTGCGGGTGCGTGTAAAAAGAGTGGCGCGCCAGCCGCGACGACGTCGTTTGACACGACGGCTGGGCGAGCCACCTTACTTCATCCCGAGGCCCAAATCGCCGTTGGCGTTCGCGCCGCTACCCTCATGGCCTCGCCGCTCGTGAAGGAAAACCCGATGGTCAAAAAGGCCCTCGCGGAGATGCCAATCCCGTGCGGCATCGATCCAACCACCGCTATTTCAGAAGTGCTCGTCGGCGTCAGCGGCGTCGAGGCCTCTGATCCCGATGTCAGCCTGGTCATTACCGGCCTGTCACTTGAGACCATCTCGGCCTGCGCCGCCTCGCCCGAGGCACAAGGCAAAGTCGTTATTGACGGCAACTACGTAACCATCGGCCAAGGCGACGACGTGCAGATCGCTTACTACGTAACGCCCACCACGATGGTTACCGTCCGCAAGGGCGATGCCAGCATGGACAAGGCCGGGCTGGCCGCCTTGGTCGCCGCGCACCAAGGGCCCGCAGGCATCGTGGGGCAACTTCTTGGCCAAGCCAAATTTGACGCATCGGCGTGGCTTATCGCCGACGGTGCGCTGACTAAATCGCCCGAGGTCGTCTCGTTCATTGGCTTTGCCAATGTCACGGACAAAATCGAAATGGCCATGTCAGGTAACTTCACCACCGAGGAAGCCGCGAAAAAGGCCGGCAGCGAGCTCGATGGCGCCAAGGGCATGATTGGCGCATTTGCCACGGTTTCAAGCCAACAATCGGCCAAGGAGCTCAACGTCTCGGTGTCGATGACCAAGGCTCAAATCGACGGCTTGATGGCGCTCGCCGGCATGGCTGGCGACAACTAACCAGTTATCAACTCAGCTTTATGTTTGCTCTTACTTACGACGAAGGAATCAACACAATGAAAAAACTAATTTTGGTAGTGGCAGCGGTCGGCGTGCTTAGCATCGGCGCCTGCAAAAAAGAAACAGCTAGCAGCGGCGGCGCCGCAGGCAATCCGGCCGGCGCAATTGCCGCCGCCACCGGTGGCAAGGTCAGCCCGCTGGGCCTCTTGCCCGCACAATCAGACGTCGTGTTTGCGCTCAACGTCAAAGAAATCACCAGCAATCCGCTGTGGGAAATGGGCTGGAAACAAGTCGAAACCCAAGTCGCCGCCGGCCAAGGCGACATTACCCCGGCACAGTTTGCCATCCTCAAGGCTTGTATGACCGGCCTCTCTGGCGCCTCGCTCTACATTGGCGCCGAGTCCGAGAAGAAGTCGGCCTCGATCGTCGCGACCGGCGTTAACAAGAGCGGTCTGCAAGGCTGCCTCGACGCCGCCAAGCCTGAGATGGAAAAAGAAGGCGTTTCGGCGGCCATCAACGGTGATTTGCTCACCGTGACCGGCAAGACCCCTGAAGACAGCGGTGAGTTTTTGTTCCTCGACGACAACACCCTGCTGTTTGCGGTCAAAGACGAAAAGCCCCTCAAGGCCGACGAGCTGCGCGCGCTCGCCAAGCAGCCTGAAGCCAATAGCCTCGCCGGTTCAGCTGGCTTCAAGGGCCTCGCGGGCTCGATCGACGTCAAAAAGCCAATTTGGTTTACCGTCACCGGCAAGCCGCTCGAAGAAATGGGCGGCGCGCTCGGCGGCAGCCAGCCACAGCACCTCGCAGGCTCGCTGAGCTTTGGCGATGGCCTCGACCTCAACGCGATTATTCGCTTCGCCGATGCCGATACCTCGGCCAAGGCCAAGGCGTTCATCGACGAGCAACTCAAGAGCGCGGGCGCCATGATCGCGCAGTTCGCGACGATCACGATCGGCAACAAGGGCAATGACACCACCGTCGCCGTCAAGGTGACCGGTGAACAGCTCAAGCAACTGCAGGCCCTCGCCGGCAGCTTTGGACAATAGTTATTGCCCGTGGCGTCGCTCGTACGCCTGACATTTTTCGCCGCGCTCGCGGTGGTCGCGTTTAGTGCGTGTCGTCAGCCAGATGACCGCCAACTAACGGCCGACCAATTGCGGCAGCTGGGCGCCGGCATCGCGGCCATGCCGCAGACGGCGGTGGTCGTGCTCCGGCTAGACCTGCAAGCGATCGCCTCGACGCCGTTGGCGGCCACGGTGGGGCAAGCACTACGCGCCCGGCATCCGGGTGTGGCCGCGTTGGCGACGCGCCTTGCGACCGGATGCGGTGGCTCAATAGCCCAGCTCGGCGAGGTCGTAGTTGGCGTGGCCGCCAGTCGGGAGATGGGCGCGTACCCAACCGTTATTGCCGCCCATACCTTGTTGCCCAGTGAAAGCGTGGTGAGCTGCATGCGGGCCCTCACGGGCGTACCAGGCGAAGCCGCCGTCCTCGACGACCTTCCGGTGCTGTTCTTTTCCAACGCAGGTGGCGGGGTCTGGATGATGCAAACCGGCCAGACCGCGCGCGGCTCGCAGTGGCTGTTGGCAAATCGCCAGGATATGTTGCGACAGGCGGTGGTGGCTGCCAGGGGCGGCCCGAGCGTGCTTTCAAACAGCCGCTTGGCACCTCAGCTGGTCGTCGCAGGGCAGGGCAACGCCCCGCTGTGGGCAGTCGGACTTGTTCCCCCGGGTTTCGCGGAGAGCCTGCGGGTTCGGTCGCAAGATCGGCTCGCCAACGGGCCGAGCGCACTCATCCTGCGCGTTGGCGTTCGCGGCGGACTCCGCGTCACCGTGATCGCCCAAATGGCGTCGGCTGCTGACGCTAATTCATTGAAACTGCTCATAAATGATGAAGTGGGCGCGCTTTCAATGGCAGCCCAAGCATGGCGTCTGGGTCGTCTGGTCGCCGCCATTGAGGTTGAGGCGGTTGGCACAACGGTGGTCGCCAATGGCACCTACTCTGAACGCGAGATCGAACAGCTGCTGGCAGCAATTGACAACTCCTGGCCAAATCAGCAGGATGCACCCCCAACGCCGGGGCTGCCCCCTGGCGGCACCTAGCGGTCATTCGCTTGGACACGCACACGAGGAAATTATGGCGAAGGCAATCAAGAAAACGATCAAAAAAAAAACCACGGTAGCCGCGGCCCCCAAGGCCAAAAAAGTGAAGGCCGCCAAGAAGGCGACGGGACCTTTGGCCAGCATGAAGGCCCTCGTCAAGGAAGCCGCCAAGACCGTGGCTAAGGGCAAAGAGAAGCCAGCCTACAAGGCGCGCATCGCCGAGGTGCACGCGCGCAAGGAAAAAGTCGTCGCGACCATCGTCGATCAAATCGCGCGCACGGGCGAAGACGCGGGCGCGCTCAAGTCGCGCTTGGTCAAGGCCTCCAATGCGCAGCTGCTGCGACTTGAGCGCATCGCCGCCGAAGCCAAGAAGGCGGGCGGCCGTTCGAAGATGGCATCGTCCATCGCCAGCGCGCTCGGGCGCGTTAAGGACAAGGATTACCTCAAGAAGCTCGAAGCGCTGCCGCTGCCACAGCTCATGGATATGCTCAAGAGCAGCACGCGGCGCGCCGCGGCAAGCAAGTAGAGCGGACCGCTTCGGCTCGCTTGCGTACCGGCAGGTGGGCGCACGTGTCTTCCTGCCCGCAGATAGCGACCCTGCGGGGCGCAGCGAGACGGCTGTGGTATCCACAGCCCTTGGTGCTAGCCACATCGCCCTGCAATCTATGCTCGCGGAAGAAACGTGCGCCCACCTGCCGGTACGCGCACGCTATTTCGTGAACGACGTCGTCGACGTCACGACGTTGCCTGCGGCGTCAGCGACCCGCATGGTGAGCGTGTGGGCACCGCGGGGCAGGTCCGCCGGTAGCGTCGCGGTGACCGACTCGCGCAGGTCGTCATAGATGCCGTCGGCGGCGGCGCCAAACTGCCAGTCGCCGTCGTCGATGCTATAGGCCATCTCCGCGATCGCGCTCTGGCCGTCGCTGGCGGTCGCGCTGGCCTCGGCGCCCTTGACGACCATGCCCTCGAGCGCGGGCTTGGTATTGTCGACGAGAAACCACGGTGAGACGCCAAGCGCGGTCTTGGCGGCGCCCGGGGGATTATGCGCCAGGTCAGATGCCGTCACCTTCACGCGGTACCACCCATCGGCGAACGTCTCCGTGTTCCATTCCCACTGCGTCGCCGTCAGCGGCGCGGTGCCGGTGTGTAGCTTGCGCCAGCTGCTATCTTTTTCTCGCTGGACGGCCAGCGTGTAGCGAGTGTCATCGCTGTCGGCGTTGTCGATGGTCCACTTGATGCGAAGCAACGGGTTGCGCGCGCGGCCCCCGTGATCTTTGAGGGTGACAAAGGTTTCTTTGCTCGTCGGCTCGACGCTGACCGACTCGATGCGTGTCGGTTGATTTTGCGGGGCGTAGTACAGCGCAAGGCGGCGCAGCGCGGTCCCGGCATCGCCCAGCGTCGCTCTGACCTGCACGTAGCGCCCGCTTGGGCTGCTTACCTTGCCCGAGCGCACGCCGGCGCCAGCTTCGGCAGGCTTACCAGGCGCCGCCCAGGCGCTCCAGCCGTCGTCGGGTTGGGCGGTGTTACCCGTGCGCGTTTCAACCTTGATGGCGCCCGCGGCCTGCCAATAGAGCCGGCCAAATTGCGCCGAGGTTTTGGCGTCAAAAACCTCTGACACAAAGCGAGCGCTGCCGGCCCGCGTGGTCACGCGATATAACGCGGCGGCGTCGTCGCTGGTAAACCACAGGCCCTTGCCATCAAAGCCCATATGCGAGATCGCGCGATCATCGGTGTCAAAGGCGCTGCCGACGCTGCCATCGGGCTCGACGATGTAGACGCGTCCCTTGTCGGCGCTGCCGACAAACACCGCGCCATCGCGATCGACCGCTAGCGACGTGACATAGGTTTGCGTCAGTGCGTGCAGCTGCTCCAGCGCCCCGGTGGCGCTAATCACGAACACCGCCCCTTTGCCCTTGCGGGCGTTTTTTCGCGGCGTTTCGCTACCGCTGCTGTCTTTCTCGGCGCCGGGTTTGCTGCCGAGCTCTGGCGTTTTCGCCACCTGACCGCGTGGGGCGCCAGGTTTTTCTTGCGCCTCGATCTGCGCAGCGGTCTTGGTGACGCCACT containing:
- a CDS encoding MBL fold metallo-hydrolase: MRDLFAQQRDEIVGVARLGLTLTQLSVPTPTLPPAAHTGLYAIGERELVLVDVGAWSSHVERAVAELLRARGAGARIVGVLATHHHGDHVGGMRQAAAHWQVPVLAHPATLARLVNCPRALELGEGPLPLVDDAWQVMHTPGHADGHVCLDAPAQQVTIVGDMVAGIGSILIDPSDGDLTAYLASLRTLHALGARRLLPAHGPVIDDGPAKLTAYIEHRLAREALALDALRVVAGPGGADLAALMPLVYADTPTMIWPLAERSLASHLKKLVAEGRAIALPNSRWMLAA
- the yacG gene encoding DNA gyrase inhibitor YacG, with protein sequence MARQCPTCQAPSATDKVAPFCSDRCQLIDLGKWLGEEYRVTSYEPVPEELLPRTVDANS
- a CDS encoding TIGR02266 family protein; translation: MDDGGELTDQEASEAAAELAGAERRRALRVLVNIEVDYASEDTYLLANITDISATGIFVRTTTPAAIGTRLNVRFTPPDASVPLELEGEVMWVNPHRPAAPNNIHPGMGIRFVALSATEQQDLEFFVRRIAYLG
- a CDS encoding MBL fold metallo-hydrolase → MTDGQQRALLARHRASAVRVHHSLLWHWFVRWWRAPTPTARTAVPPPLPGQLALAFGGHSSVLLRYHNVDIVCDPMLASWQGGVRRQRAAGLDAEQLAAAAVVLISSLDPFHLHPPTLRLLPRTATVIVPPGGARFLTSLGFARVIELGDGADFAEGRVLIHAARIPRAELPATNAYIVRGHGPTVLFCGDGAYGEVFGEIGARFEPDIALLPISGFVPLALRGNHMSPLDALEAFHDLRARLFIPVRWGAFTLSYERLDEPVRWLRDLTDEDELLAHVRVLVPGEAELFAAPTILGDTGRAEDAVPDLAADPASGAVVRGPWEATDRHLAP
- a CDS encoding glycosyltransferase — translated: MAAPVLSVVIPVYNEEGILRAAVEMLRADLATLGARLQLTPWSWEVVLAENGSTDATVAIARELAAAHGDVRTFSTGEPNYGKALRAGIAAAAGTWVICEEIDLCDDDFHLRALRLLLAGGADVVIGSKAMAGANDERPIMRRLATRVMSGLLRVALQFRGTDTHGLKAFARQAVLPVVDACVVDRDLFASELVIRAARRGLAVVEIPVTLAEKRPPAVNLIKRVPHVLRGLAKLTWVIRVAKRDRGAP
- a CDS encoding polysaccharide deacetylase family protein; its protein translation is MNAASASASPRPALAVTIDLDPLDCYAAIHGLGVHACDASQRRFVLDVCVPRALQQLADAGVQATFFAVGRELADATGQLARARLREIIAAGHEVASHSFAHHYDLARLPADEVAADLALADAHLADATGVAVVGFRSPGYDMSPMLAACLQARRYAYDSSLLPAPAYWLAKAGVLAAMKARGRASAAVITEPRALRAPRMPFLPALAAPWRAARGLEEAAGYLEIPMLVTPFTRLPVIGTSLALAPAWLADRVLSAVAGDPLIHLEFHGIDWAGQGDEEVAFLRRVQPDTRRLASDKRHAFSELLARLTPDRASMSLASVAATPLDAPAHRSAR
- a CDS encoding ribonuclease HI; translated protein: MPWQRYLLRDQEVFAQVSADGVLVTDGSGRVEIVYKLAPGAKSYRASAGNLAPVVGAPVQAVDLGTSGASAGGASARGAAAKSAPAKLPANAIAVWTDGACTGNPGPAGIGVVVIDGDKTIEASEYLGDGTNNIAELTAIARGLQIVRDQLGDVARPIAVYSDSAYAIGLLSKQWKAKANVELVAAIRELLAAFADVHFVKVAGHAGVPLNERCDALARQAVSRRR